One window of Sulfurospirillum sp. 1612 genomic DNA carries:
- the nuoL gene encoding NADH-quinone oxidoreductase subunit L has product MSSHFLAWIILIPLLSALLLGVLYLLSISVKKLPNKVFTLFAISAPLISFLIGLLYFIQLYHGSDVFIYEPYTWLDINGHSISMGFLGDKLSIFMVMFITFIGLMIHIYASGYMKDDEGYGKFFSYFNLFMASMLLLVLGDSPIIMFIGWEGVGLCSYLLISFYFTEPLNVVAGNKAFIANRVGDLGFIIGLIVLFFYAGQLGFNYAALEDYIPLVPVPVLTFIGVMLFIGAMGKSAQIPLYVWLPDAMAGPTPVSALIHAATMVTAGVYMVARFHFLYDLIPDVGVFIAYIGAATALFAAVIATKQTDIKKILAYSTMSQLGYMFIAVGLGAYSSGLFHVFTHAFFKALLFMGAGAVIVALHHEQNIFKMGGLRQRLPLIYIVMLVANLAISGIPPFAGFFSKDEILLKAYEHHQYLIYGIGLFTAGLTSYYMFRLFFVTFEGKNYTHQHMHPLTWSMKAPLIVLALGATFAGFAGLPEIFGGSNQIDAWLEAWSGAAMSVSHQQELILMASSVIVGLAGIFVAYIKFYRYDFTQSVEYTGLIYNKFYIDEIIDFLIVKRLRQFSSFVAFTFDDGIIDGIVMGLSHGFINLGRRVGRLQCANTRAYAFFMLLGLSSFSLYLIYVLG; this is encoded by the coding sequence ATGAGTTCACATTTCTTAGCTTGGATTATATTAATCCCTCTTTTAAGTGCTTTGCTCCTTGGCGTGTTGTATCTGTTATCTATCAGCGTTAAAAAGCTCCCCAACAAAGTATTTACGCTTTTTGCGATTAGCGCACCACTGATAAGTTTTTTGATTGGTTTATTGTATTTTATCCAATTATATCATGGCAGTGATGTCTTTATCTATGAGCCTTATACCTGGCTTGATATCAACGGACATAGTATTAGCATGGGATTTCTTGGTGATAAACTCTCTATTTTTATGGTGATGTTTATCACATTTATCGGTTTGATGATTCACATCTATGCAAGTGGTTACATGAAAGATGATGAGGGCTATGGCAAGTTTTTCTCATATTTTAATCTCTTTATGGCCTCCATGTTATTGTTGGTGTTAGGGGATAGTCCGATTATCATGTTTATTGGCTGGGAAGGCGTAGGATTGTGTTCTTATTTGCTGATTAGTTTTTATTTTACAGAGCCTCTTAATGTGGTTGCGGGAAATAAAGCTTTTATTGCCAATAGGGTCGGGGATTTAGGATTTATTATTGGTCTGATTGTATTGTTCTTTTATGCCGGTCAATTGGGTTTTAATTATGCTGCATTGGAAGATTACATTCCTTTGGTACCGGTACCGGTTTTGACATTTATCGGCGTGATGTTATTTATCGGGGCGATGGGAAAATCAGCGCAGATTCCACTGTATGTCTGGTTGCCCGATGCGATGGCCGGCCCGACACCCGTTTCAGCTTTGATTCATGCTGCAACGATGGTGACCGCGGGTGTTTATATGGTGGCACGATTTCATTTTTTATATGATTTGATTCCTGATGTGGGTGTGTTTATTGCTTATATTGGTGCGGCCACGGCGCTTTTTGCAGCGGTCATTGCCACCAAACAGACCGATATTAAGAAGATATTGGCTTATTCAACGATGTCGCAACTAGGTTATATGTTTATAGCTGTGGGATTGGGTGCTTATTCAAGTGGACTTTTTCATGTCTTCACGCATGCTTTTTTCAAAGCGCTTCTTTTTATGGGAGCAGGTGCGGTGATTGTGGCCTTGCATCATGAGCAAAATATTTTCAAGATGGGTGGCTTGCGACAACGACTGCCTTTGATTTATATTGTGATGCTGGTTGCTAATCTTGCTATTAGCGGTATCCCTCCATTTGCAGGGTTTTTTAGCAAAGATGAGATTTTGCTCAAAGCATATGAACACCATCAATATTTGATTTACGGTATTGGATTGTTTACAGCGGGATTGACCTCTTATTATATGTTTCGGCTCTTTTTTGTGACCTTTGAGGGCAAAAATTATACGCATCAACATATGCATCCTCTAACTTGGAGCATGAAAGCACCGCTGATTGTCTTAGCTCTGGGAGCGACCTTTGCTGGGTTTGCCGGTTTGCCTGAGATATTTGGTGGATCTAATCAGATAGACGCATGGTTAGAGGCCTGGAGTGGCGCAGCTATGAGTGTGTCGCACCAACAAGAGCTTATCTTGATGGCTTCTAGTGTTATCGTGGGTTTGGCGGGAATATTTGTGGCATATATCAAATTCTATCGATACGATTTCACACAAAGTGTGGAGTATACCGGTCTCATCTATAATAAATTTTATATTGATGAAATCATTGACTTTTTGATTGTCAAACGTTTGCGACAGTTTAGCTCTTTTGTTGCTTTTACTTTTGATGATGGCATTATTGATGGCATTGTCATGGGACTCTCTCATGGATTTATTAACCTAGGTAGGAGAGTTGGGAGGTTGCAGTGTGCCAATACACGAGCGTATGCCTTTTTTATGTTGTTGGGCTTGAGCTCTTTTAGTTTATATTTAATTTACGTGTTAGGATAG
- the nuoK gene encoding NADH-quinone oxidoreductase subunit NuoK, giving the protein MIVVSFMSYILLAILLFSIGLIGVVSRKNIFVIYMSIELMLNAINLILVTLSRHFATMDGQIISMMVMAIAAAEATVFLSLIVSLFRVKRSINIDDYNSLKQKDTL; this is encoded by the coding sequence ATGATAGTCGTATCTTTTATGTCTTACATCCTTTTGGCAATATTGCTTTTTAGTATCGGGTTAATCGGTGTTGTGAGTCGGAAAAATATCTTTGTTATTTATATGTCCATTGAGTTGATGCTCAATGCCATAAATTTGATTCTTGTGACACTGAGCCGTCATTTTGCGACGATGGATGGTCAAATCATCTCCATGATGGTGATGGCAATCGCTGCGGCTGAAGCGACGGTATTTTTATCATTAATTGTGAGTCTTTTCAGGGTTAAGCGTTCGATTAATATCGATGATTACAACTCCTTGAAACAAAAGGATACGCTATGA
- a CDS encoding 2Fe-2S iron-sulfur cluster-binding protein, whose translation MVTITVDGKTIETEDGALLIEVLLANGINIPHFCYHPALGKDGNCRMCMVEIEGSKRPQIACDTPAKEGMVIRTKGESIERVKRSILELELINHPIDCPICDQAGECSLQNYYMDVGLYDSRLDTPKVHGKKHEDLGANVVLDQERCVLCTRCVRFTSNITKTHELGVLQRNDHSVISTFPGTKLSNPYAMNVIDLCPVGALTSKDFRFHKRVWFLEPAEAICDGCARGCSLYVDHHRDKYKDDIIYRYRPRFNDDVNGYFICDYGRLNYKKENENRLLNAYIRGMESEFEYAKLKLERIIKRYGAKTLIVLSSNLSLEEYYRFKKLSTKLNLELNAYDNNIDEKFGDDFLKKNDKTANRKAVELLEIPHTLSELEASLKDKEFVMLVGRSDFNIINNLNYKGSIGVLCSHDFQQKDKLDIVFPIVSHTGRAGSFINCDGFVQFSQCEIKKDILSAKILDLLASILNDGIVTCEDVWEKGLGDEPFLKSIHFDLLQTKSQKIEML comes from the coding sequence ATGGTAACGATTACAGTTGACGGAAAAACAATAGAAACTGAGGATGGAGCATTGCTCATAGAGGTGCTACTAGCAAATGGCATCAACATTCCTCATTTTTGCTACCATCCCGCTCTTGGAAAAGATGGAAATTGTAGGATGTGCATGGTGGAGATAGAGGGGAGTAAAAGACCCCAAATCGCATGCGATACTCCAGCAAAAGAGGGCATGGTCATACGAACAAAGGGCGAAAGTATTGAGAGGGTCAAGCGCTCAATCTTGGAGTTAGAACTCATCAATCATCCGATTGACTGTCCTATTTGTGATCAAGCAGGAGAGTGCTCCTTGCAAAACTACTATATGGATGTCGGCTTGTATGACAGTCGGCTTGATACTCCCAAAGTTCATGGTAAAAAACATGAAGATCTCGGTGCCAATGTCGTGCTTGACCAAGAACGCTGTGTCTTGTGTACACGCTGTGTTCGCTTTACTTCCAATATCACCAAAACACACGAACTCGGTGTTCTGCAGAGAAACGACCATTCGGTGATTTCAACATTTCCTGGCACAAAACTCAGCAACCCTTATGCGATGAACGTGATTGACCTCTGTCCGGTGGGCGCACTCACAAGTAAAGATTTCAGATTTCACAAACGTGTTTGGTTTTTAGAACCAGCTGAGGCAATATGTGATGGTTGTGCTCGCGGTTGTTCTTTGTATGTAGATCATCATCGTGATAAATACAAAGATGATATTATCTATCGTTACAGACCCCGGTTTAATGATGATGTCAATGGATACTTTATCTGTGATTATGGAAGATTGAATTACAAAAAAGAGAATGAAAATAGACTGCTAAATGCCTACATTAGGGGAATGGAAAGTGAATTTGAATATGCTAAATTAAAATTAGAGCGCATCATCAAACGATACGGCGCAAAGACGTTGATAGTGCTCTCTAGTAATCTGAGTCTAGAAGAGTACTACCGGTTTAAAAAACTCTCCACAAAACTGAACTTAGAACTCAACGCATACGATAATAATATTGACGAAAAATTTGGAGATGACTTTCTTAAGAAAAACGATAAAACAGCCAATAGAAAGGCCGTTGAACTTTTAGAAATTCCTCATACGCTCAGTGAATTAGAAGCGAGCCTTAAAGATAAGGAATTTGTCATGTTGGTAGGGCGTTCTGATTTCAACATTATCAATAATCTTAATTACAAAGGCTCCATCGGCGTGCTGTGCTCACACGATTTCCAACAAAAAGACAAACTCGATATCGTCTTTCCAATCGTTTCCCACACCGGAAGGGCGGGTTCTTTTATCAATTGTGATGGTTTTGTACAGTTTAGTCAATGTGAAATTAAAAAAGATATATTATCCGCAAAAATATTAGATTTGCTTGCTAGTATCCTCAATGACGGTATTGTCACATGTGAGGATGTCTGGGAAAAAGGTTTGGGAGATGAGCCTTTTTTGAAATCCATTCATTTTGATTTATTGCAAACAAAAAGTCAAAAGATCGAGATGCTATGA
- a CDS encoding NuoI/complex I 23 kDa subunit family protein, with protein MGVKIVPRHGNSLKEKLYLPAIYGGLKTTISHFVTNLKDTSNIKTMAYPEVMPDDITDRYRGIHRLTKRKDGSVRCVACFMCSTACPADCIFIEATERHDGVDEKMPEKFSIDLLECVFCGGCVEACPCDAIRMDTGIFSFIAEKREDFVLDKEALLDNNAFEENGND; from the coding sequence ATGGGTGTAAAAATAGTACCACGACATGGCAATAGCCTCAAAGAGAAGTTATATTTGCCTGCCATTTATGGTGGGTTAAAAACAACGATATCGCATTTTGTGACCAATTTAAAAGATACATCAAATATCAAAACGATGGCCTATCCTGAAGTGATGCCTGATGATATTACCGATCGATATCGGGGAATTCACAGATTAACAAAACGCAAAGATGGCAGTGTTCGATGTGTCGCTTGTTTTATGTGTTCGACCGCTTGTCCTGCTGATTGTATCTTTATCGAAGCGACGGAGCGTCATGATGGCGTTGATGAAAAGATGCCAGAAAAATTTTCGATTGATTTATTAGAGTGTGTTTTTTGTGGCGGTTGCGTGGAAGCATGCCCTTGTGATGCCATTCGTATGGATACGGGGATTTTCTCATTCATCGCAGAAAAACGAGAGGATTTTGTATTGGATAAAGAGGCACTTTTGGATAATAATGCTTTTGAGGAAAATGGCAATGACTGA
- the nuoF gene encoding NADH-quinone oxidoreductase subunit NuoF: MIQKIVSKNFDIADSHTLKVAQANGRYTSLDTLFSMSAKEVVNEVGKSGLRGKGGGGASAGDKWNLIPNPSDKPTYLIINADESEPGTFKDRQILEFDPHLLIEGIICSSYAINAHHAYIYIRGEYVFWAKRMQEAIDEAYAAGILGAKILDHDYALDITLHRGAGAYICGEKTALLESLEGKRGHPRLKPKGKEPEWFYGCPAVVNNVETIASVPYIIKEGYEAYRAFGTKQSPGTMLFGMSGHVEHPGIYEIPFGVGMLDFINQVGKGVKDGRKLKAIIPGGSSCAVLRGDEIEDITLDYESLKQHGSSLGTGGMILMDDTVFMPSVVKNLFEFYHHESCGQCTPCREGVGWSDKLMGKILDGHGTKKDLDTLISLSDVLNGKTICVFAPSVAFIIDSYISKFKDEFYSLVK; this comes from the coding sequence ATGATACAAAAAATAGTCAGTAAAAATTTTGATATTGCAGATTCACACACACTCAAAGTAGCCCAAGCAAATGGAAGATATACCTCTTTAGATACGCTCTTTAGTATGAGTGCCAAAGAGGTCGTCAATGAAGTTGGCAAAAGTGGACTAAGAGGAAAAGGTGGCGGGGGAGCGAGTGCTGGCGATAAGTGGAATCTCATCCCCAATCCAAGTGACAAACCCACCTATCTCATCATCAATGCCGATGAGAGTGAACCGGGAACTTTTAAAGACAGGCAAATACTCGAATTCGATCCGCATCTTTTGATTGAGGGTATTATCTGCTCAAGCTATGCCATCAACGCGCATCATGCTTATATTTATATCCGTGGTGAGTATGTTTTCTGGGCAAAAAGGATGCAAGAGGCCATCGATGAGGCGTATGCAGCGGGGATTTTAGGAGCGAAGATTTTAGATCATGATTATGCACTTGATATCACCTTGCATCGTGGTGCGGGCGCTTATATCTGTGGTGAAAAAACCGCCTTGCTCGAATCACTCGAGGGCAAAAGAGGCCATCCAAGACTCAAACCAAAAGGCAAAGAACCCGAATGGTTTTATGGCTGTCCCGCTGTTGTGAATAATGTCGAGACAATTGCAAGCGTGCCATACATCATCAAAGAAGGATATGAGGCGTATCGTGCATTTGGAACCAAACAAAGTCCGGGTACCATGCTCTTTGGGATGAGTGGCCATGTGGAACATCCTGGTATTTATGAAATTCCTTTTGGCGTGGGAATGTTGGATTTTATCAATCAAGTAGGAAAAGGCGTGAAAGATGGTAGAAAACTCAAAGCCATTATTCCTGGTGGTTCTTCCTGTGCGGTTTTAAGAGGTGATGAAATCGAAGATATCACGCTCGATTATGAATCCCTCAAACAACATGGCTCAAGTCTGGGAACTGGTGGTATGATTTTGATGGATGATACGGTTTTTATGCCCAGTGTAGTCAAAAATCTCTTTGAATTTTATCATCATGAATCATGCGGACAATGCACCCCATGCCGTGAGGGTGTGGGCTGGAGTGACAAATTGATGGGCAAAATCTTAGATGGACATGGGACCAAAAAAGATTTGGATACGCTGATTTCTCTCAGTGATGTTTTAAATGGCAAAACCATCTGTGTCTTCGCCCCATCAGTTGCCTTTATCATCGATAGCTATATTAGCAAATTCAAAGATGAGTTTTATTCATTGGTTAAATAA
- a CDS encoding NADH-quinone oxidoreductase subunit N, with product MKYDDIIYLLPLLSVGVGAVVLMLLSPIKRFGIGKLAVVTIFFLGFALFFNALNYGVLYSVYPYKDLLSSMLIEDTFSGYFTTIILAGGVITVLVGTHYFEKSKMLRGELFSLLLFSVFGMLLLVQSSELFTSFIALEIASISLYVMIGFQKNDLKRVEGSFRYLVLGSLAGVVMLLGITLIYARTGSTNLLAIGHYINAHPDENMLLVITGGTLIMITFLFKISAFPFQNWSMDVYDGAPLPVTAFMASTFKVAIFGFMLRIILVDFQQFKPLLNHILIYITILTLLYGSFLAIFQTSIKRMLAASSIVHTGYLLIAFVSIGSIGEASATSIIFYLIAYFLSSMGAFGMLSYIASDDHVRVTYEDFRGFSHIRPYMAAMMGIFMLSLAGIPSTIGFIGKFYIFVGAIETGNTILAVVGILATFVSVYYYFKLIALMYFYPSSEMTNVPPLKGLPPLIIGLMAIAVIWGGIGNSIISYFPGVDFLIDTAKLAFESLFIH from the coding sequence ATGAAATACGATGATATTATATATTTATTACCGCTTTTATCCGTAGGAGTCGGTGCTGTTGTCTTGATGTTGCTCAGCCCTATTAAAAGATTTGGTATTGGCAAATTGGCAGTAGTGACGATATTTTTCTTGGGGTTTGCACTCTTTTTCAATGCTTTAAATTATGGTGTTTTGTATTCGGTTTATCCTTATAAAGATCTCCTATCTTCGATGTTGATTGAAGATACATTTTCTGGCTACTTTACTACGATTATATTGGCCGGTGGCGTGATTACAGTGCTAGTGGGAACACACTATTTTGAAAAGTCAAAAATGTTGCGAGGAGAACTCTTTTCTTTGCTTCTGTTCTCTGTTTTTGGGATGCTCTTATTGGTACAATCATCAGAATTATTTACATCCTTCATCGCTTTAGAAATTGCATCAATTTCTTTGTATGTCATGATAGGCTTTCAAAAGAACGATCTCAAAAGGGTCGAAGGAAGTTTCCGCTATTTAGTATTAGGCTCTTTGGCGGGAGTGGTGATGCTCTTGGGTATTACTTTGATTTATGCTCGCACGGGAAGTACCAATTTACTAGCAATAGGTCACTATATCAATGCCCATCCTGATGAAAATATGCTCTTAGTAATCACCGGCGGTACTTTGATCATGATCACATTTTTGTTTAAAATATCAGCCTTTCCATTTCAAAATTGGTCTATGGATGTTTATGATGGCGCACCCCTACCGGTGACAGCGTTTATGGCCTCAACCTTTAAAGTGGCCATTTTTGGTTTTATGTTGCGAATAATACTGGTGGACTTTCAACAGTTTAAACCATTATTGAATCATATTTTGATTTACATCACGATACTGACACTACTGTATGGTAGTTTCTTGGCAATCTTTCAAACCAGTATCAAAAGAATGCTAGCTGCATCAAGTATCGTCCACACAGGATATCTCTTGATTGCTTTTGTCTCCATTGGTAGCATTGGAGAGGCATCTGCTACTTCGATTATCTTTTATCTCATCGCTTATTTTCTCTCCTCCATGGGAGCTTTTGGGATGCTCTCTTATATCGCATCAGATGATCATGTACGGGTGACGTATGAAGATTTTAGAGGATTTTCACACATTAGACCTTATATGGCGGCGATGATGGGGATTTTTATGCTCTCGCTTGCAGGTATTCCCTCCACGATAGGATTTATCGGGAAGTTTTATATCTTTGTGGGTGCAATCGAAACAGGCAATACCATCTTGGCTGTGGTAGGGATACTCGCAACGTTTGTATCGGTTTATTACTATTTTAAACTGATTGCGTTGATGTATTTTTATCCAAGTTCTGAGATGACCAATGTCCCACCACTCAAGGGATTACCGCCACTTATCATCGGATTGATGGCCATCGCTGTTATTTGGGGCGGTATTGGTAATAGTATTATTTCCTATTTTCCGGGTGTTGATTTCTTGATTGATACGGCAAAACTGGCTTTTGAATCGCTATTTATTCACTGA
- a CDS encoding complex I subunit 1/NuoH family protein yields the protein MSSVLVIIVTLNILLAIIFSLGLVPVMVWIERRVAGFIQDRLGPNRCNIGGFRLGGLIQSFADMLKLVFKEDFSSKSIKERFIFKFAPAIVFSCAFLSFMVMPFADNLTIGAHSYIMQALPVDFGILWFLAFAGLGVYGIMLGGWSSNNKYSLLGAIRAGAQVISYEASMTLALISLLISYGSIHLVEIVNFQSGTFWGVIPAWGIFIQPLAALIFVITAFAEANRTPFDIAEGESEIVGGFHTEYSAMKFGLFFVGEYVAMSASSAFMVTLFLGGYNLPWVGTELLKSNMDIVMVAIIIILPLLSYKFKNWIFKNNTWPDVEDSRNRESIWLVRILAGLNIVIIVPLAYFLVVGLSPNAVSIAVMIIQIATFAIKLLLVNFFFVWVRWTLPRFRYDQLQNLGWKVLLPLSLANIFITATVVVVFGV from the coding sequence ATGAGTTCAGTCTTGGTAATTATTGTAACGCTAAATATTCTCTTAGCGATTATATTCTCGTTAGGATTAGTGCCTGTTATGGTCTGGATTGAGCGTCGTGTGGCAGGATTTATTCAAGACCGATTGGGCCCTAATCGTTGTAATATAGGCGGTTTTCGTTTGGGTGGTTTGATTCAGTCTTTTGCTGATATGCTCAAGCTTGTATTTAAAGAAGATTTTAGCTCAAAAAGTATCAAAGAGCGTTTTATTTTCAAATTTGCACCTGCGATTGTGTTTAGTTGTGCTTTTTTATCCTTTATGGTGATGCCATTTGCTGATAATCTCACAATAGGCGCTCACAGTTATATCATGCAAGCCTTACCGGTTGATTTTGGAATCTTATGGTTTTTGGCTTTTGCTGGTTTGGGCGTGTATGGCATTATGCTAGGGGGTTGGTCAAGTAACAACAAGTACAGCCTCTTAGGCGCCATTCGTGCTGGAGCCCAAGTGATTAGTTATGAGGCATCCATGACATTGGCATTGATATCGCTGCTCATCTCATACGGTTCGATTCATCTTGTAGAGATTGTGAATTTTCAATCGGGTACTTTTTGGGGTGTTATTCCTGCTTGGGGTATTTTTATACAACCTTTAGCCGCACTTATTTTTGTCATCACAGCATTTGCAGAAGCCAATCGTACGCCTTTTGATATCGCAGAAGGAGAGAGCGAGATTGTTGGGGGATTTCACACCGAATACAGTGCGATGAAATTTGGTCTATTTTTTGTCGGTGAATATGTGGCGATGAGTGCTTCGAGTGCCTTTATGGTGACGCTATTTCTAGGAGGTTATAATCTTCCTTGGGTCGGAACGGAGCTATTGAAAAGCAATATGGATATCGTGATGGTTGCGATTATTATCATCTTGCCACTGTTAAGTTATAAGTTTAAAAATTGGATTTTTAAAAATAATACCTGGCCAGATGTCGAAGATAGTCGAAATCGAGAAAGTATCTGGCTGGTGCGGATTTTGGCAGGGTTGAATATCGTGATTATTGTACCTCTGGCCTATTTCTTAGTAGTGGGTCTCTCCCCAAATGCGGTGAGTATTGCGGTCATGATCATACAGATTGCGACATTTGCAATCAAGCTCTTGCTGGTGAACTTCTTCTTTGTTTGGGTGCGCTGGACACTACCGAGATTTCGATATGACCAACTACAAAATCTTGGATGGAAAGTATTGTTGCCATTATCGCTTGCCAATATTTTTATCACCGCGACGGTTGTCGTCGTATTTGGAGTATGA
- a CDS encoding complex I subunit 4 family protein, with protein MDIGLLSIIIFLPLLVSVILLILPISMKVTRNIAFATTIVIFFLSLSIFFRFQLEGYMQFREFHPWIKTYGIYYSLGVDGFSLMILMLITTLIPLAYLFLWKTKKAKGYWASMLMIQTGVTGTLLSLDMVLFYFFWEAMLLPVFMIIGIYGTGNRIFSTIKITIYTIMGSLFMLVSILYLGVKFYQEFGIWSFQLSDLVQITTLSNTEQVLLFFGFMIAFAVKIPLFPFHTWLPQTYSNSPTGGVFLLSAIMAKLGIYGIVRFVLPLFPKQYVEFAPYFVALGIFGLIYFGIAALMQQNIKRMFAYSSASHLGFITAGIFSLNAYGMMGAAFLIVAHAMATGGLFLLVGTMEYDLGTRTISGLGGIAKKAPYFTVAFALMLLSIVGLPGTNGFVSELLIIMGVFKYSHLAGVISAITVLVAASFMFWLFQRAILVKTDNDVSGMKDLDKKEIIGIFALAAIVIAMGIYPHWFLYKIEPTIQHYLVDILKVGLH; from the coding sequence ATGGATATTGGGCTTTTATCGATTATAATATTTTTACCATTATTGGTCTCTGTAATACTTTTAATACTTCCCATCAGTATGAAAGTGACGCGAAACATAGCATTTGCCACCACCATTGTCATCTTCTTTTTGTCACTCAGTATCTTTTTTAGATTTCAGCTTGAGGGTTATATGCAGTTTCGAGAGTTTCATCCTTGGATTAAAACCTATGGTATCTATTATAGCCTTGGAGTGGATGGTTTTTCTCTCATGATATTGATGTTGATTACGACTTTGATACCGCTGGCCTATCTCTTCTTGTGGAAAACAAAGAAAGCCAAAGGATATTGGGCGAGTATGTTGATGATCCAAACTGGTGTCACAGGGACGCTACTCTCACTGGATATGGTGCTCTTTTACTTTTTTTGGGAAGCGATGCTATTGCCGGTCTTTATGATTATTGGGATTTATGGCACCGGCAATAGAATATTTTCAACCATCAAAATTACTATCTATACGATTATGGGATCGCTATTTATGTTGGTCTCTATCTTGTATTTAGGTGTGAAATTTTATCAAGAGTTTGGCATTTGGAGCTTTCAATTGAGTGATTTGGTACAGATTACCACACTCTCAAATACAGAGCAAGTTTTGTTATTCTTTGGTTTTATGATTGCCTTTGCTGTTAAAATTCCGCTCTTTCCTTTTCATACTTGGCTGCCTCAAACCTACTCCAATTCACCCACTGGTGGGGTGTTTTTACTCTCTGCTATTATGGCGAAACTTGGGATTTATGGGATTGTGCGTTTTGTATTGCCACTCTTTCCGAAACAATACGTTGAATTTGCGCCATACTTTGTGGCTCTTGGGATTTTTGGATTGATTTATTTTGGAATTGCTGCTTTGATGCAACAAAATATCAAACGGATGTTTGCCTACTCTTCGGCGTCGCATTTGGGATTTATTACGGCGGGTATTTTCTCTCTCAATGCTTATGGTATGATGGGAGCCGCATTTTTGATAGTCGCGCATGCGATGGCTACGGGCGGACTGTTTTTGCTGGTGGGAACCATGGAGTATGATTTGGGAACGCGCACGATTTCAGGACTTGGTGGTATCGCAAAAAAAGCACCTTATTTTACCGTCGCTTTTGCTTTGATGCTCCTCTCCATCGTCGGACTTCCTGGCACCAATGGTTTTGTATCAGAATTGTTGATTATCATGGGAGTATTTAAATACAGCCATCTCGCTGGTGTTATCTCTGCGATTACCGTATTGGTCGCCGCGAGTTTTATGTTTTGGTTATTTCAACGCGCGATACTAGTGAAAACGGATAATGATGTGAGCGGTATGAAAGATTTAGATAAAAAAGAGATTATCGGTATCTTTGCTTTGGCCGCCATTGTCATCGCGATGGGTATTTATCCTCACTGGTTTTTGTATAAGATTGAGCCGACGATACAACACTATTTAGTTGATATATTAAAAGTAGGATTACATTAG
- a CDS encoding NADH-quinone oxidoreductase subunit J family protein yields MTDVMFGILGLFALIGAIGMIYFANTVHSALSFIVTVLSLAGLYALLSAPFLFMVQIIIYAGAIIALLLFIIMFLNIREEHRPKEPNKLIFMLIAAMVLAPMDVLLFKAFSTISNVSNFDKLTDNFGSIKRLGDELFNGWLLPFEMISLLLLVALVGSIVLARKEERE; encoded by the coding sequence ATGACTGATGTGATGTTTGGAATACTGGGTCTTTTCGCACTCATCGGTGCCATTGGAATGATATATTTTGCTAATACAGTACACTCAGCTTTGAGTTTTATCGTGACAGTGTTATCGCTAGCTGGGTTGTATGCGCTACTTAGTGCACCATTTTTATTTATGGTTCAAATCATCATTTATGCCGGGGCTATTATTGCATTGTTACTTTTTATTATCATGTTTTTAAATATTCGAGAAGAACACCGTCCCAAAGAGCCCAATAAACTCATATTTATGCTGATAGCCGCCATGGTGCTCGCTCCTATGGATGTCTTATTATTTAAAGCGTTTTCCACGATATCAAATGTGAGTAATTTTGATAAATTAACGGATAATTTTGGATCAATCAAGCGCTTGGGTGATGAATTATTCAACGGATGGCTGTTGCCATTTGAAATGATTTCCTTGCTACTTTTGGTGGCATTGGTGGGATCTATTGTATTGGCACGAAAAGAGGAGAGAGAATGA